The DNA sequence GTCCCAGTCGACCGACCCGATCGGCATGTGGCCGCTGGCGTTGAGCAGCTGGCCGGGCGCGGCCCAGTGCTCGAAACCGGGCAGGTCCCGGGCGGCCACGTTGGCGCCGAACATCGGCATGATCCGGGCACCGAGGGAGTGCGCGCCCTCGATCAGGCGCCGGAACCCGTCCGGGCCGCCGAGCCGCTCGTCGGTGCCGAACTTTCCGTACCAGCGGTAGTAGCGGCCCTCCCAGCCCGGCAGGTACGCCAGGATGCGCTGCGGGTCGATCTGCTCCGACAGGCGCCGGATCGTGTCGAGCATGCCGTCGTAGTCGAGGAAGACCCGGCCGGTGAAGTGCATGCCGTTCAGCGACAGGACCAGCGACGTCTGGCGCAGCCAGTCCGGCACGTCGGCGCGCTGCTCCCAGCTGGGCAGGTCGTAGGCCTGCCGCACGTGCTCGGTGTGCTCGGCCAGCACCTGCCCCAGGTCCCCGACCCGGCGCAGGTCCCACTCCGGCACCTCGAACACCGCGCTCGGGCGGCTGGCGTCGGCGTCGGCGATCAGCTCGAACTCGCACAGCTCCGGGGCGTCGAAGTGCGGCACGACGGCGAAGCGCTTGGCCCGCACCTGGGTGTCCAGGCTGCGTGCCACGGTGATCGCCCCGTCCGGGCGGCGCAGGCCGAGCAGCGGCGTGGCCAGGTCGAACCAGCCGTTGGGGTACTGCACGACCCGGCCGGTGCCGGGCACCGGCAGGTCGCCCTCGCGCAGGCCGGTGACGTCACCGGTCGGCTGGTCGTGCAGCACCACCGCCACACAGCGGATGCCGTCGAGGTGCTCGGCGCGCACCCGGACCCGTACGCCCGACTCCTGTTCGACGAACTCGACCGTGACCCGGCCGGAGCCGCGCTGCTGACCGCCCGCCCACACCAGGCCGTCGGCGACGACGGTCGTGGTGTCGCCCTGCCGGACGGTGTTCAGGCGGTCCGGGTCCAGTCCGTAGACGTTCTCGCCGGTGTGCACCCGGACGCTGACCGGGCCGAGCGGGGTGTCGAACCGCTGGTGCGGCCACCGGAAGCTCAGGTCTTGCATGGTTCGTTCTCCTCGACGTGCGTTTGTCTGGCGTACGGGCGGGTGCTGCGGGTCAGGACCCGAGTCGGCTGGCGAAGCCGCTCTGGCCGTCGGCGACGGCCTTCGCGGGGTCGCCGACGAACACCCAGTCCCGGATGAACTGCAGGTACGGGCCGGTCGGGTCGATGAACAGCGAGTTGTACTTCGCGGTGACCGGCACCTTCGCCTGCGCGATGAGCTGGTTGGCGGTCAGCAGCCGCGGCTCGGCCTGCGTGGCGGGGTTGTCGGCGGTGTCGGTGCGCACCGTGAGCTGGCCGGTCTTGGCCACGACGGTCTTCTGCACGTCCTCGGACATGCTCCAGGCGATGAAGTCCCAGGCGGTCTGGGCGTTCTTGGCGCCCTTGGAGATGCCGATGACGTCGCCGCCGAGGAAGGACGAGGTGCCCTTGGTGCCGGGGATCGGCGTGACGCCGAAGTCGAGGCCCGCCTGCGCCTTGTAGATGCTGACGGCGAAGCTGCCGAGCGCGATCATGCCGATCTTGCCGGACTGGAAGCCGGACAGCCAGGTCGCGCCGTTGTCGTCCTTGACCGCCGCGGGCATCAGCTTCTCGTCCCACATGGTCTTGTGCGCGTTGAGCGCGGCGGCCACGGCCGGGTCGTCGAGCGTGGCCTTGGTGCCGTCGGCGTTCATGATGTCGCCGCCGCTGGCCCAGATGTAGGGCAGCAGGGTGTAGGCGTTGCAGCCCGCGCAGTTGCCCGCGAAGGAGAAGCCGTAGGTGCCGTCGCCCAGCGCGGTGATCTTCCGCGCGGCGGCGACCAGCTCGTCCAGCGTCGCCGGCGGCCTGGCCGGATCGAGACCTGCTTTCGTGAACAGGGTCTTGTTGTAGTACAGCAGCGACACGTCGAGCTGGTGCGGCAGCGCGTAGACGTGGCCGTCGACGCTGCTGATGTCGACCCCGGCCGGGGCGAGCGCGGCCTTGTACGGCAGCGCGTCCACCTGCGCGGTGATGTCGGTGAGCAGGTGCTGGGTGGTCAGCGACTTCACGTTGGCGATGTCGACTGCGGCCAGGTCGGGGGCGTCGCCGCTGCGCACGGCCTGCACGTACTTCTGCACGTACTGCGCGTCCGGCACGGTCAGCATCGTGATCTTGCGGGTGGGGTTGGCGTCGTTCCACGCGGCCACCAGGGCCTTGTCCATCGGCTCGTCGGCGGCGCGGACCCACAGGGTGGCGGGGCCGGAGCCGGTGAGCTGGGCCGGGGCGGAGGCCTCGGGGGTGCTGGTGTTACCGCAGGCGGTCAGGCTGGCCGCGACGAGGGCGGCCGCCATCACCGCCAGCCGGCGGTGCCGGGGCGTTGCGTACATCTCTATTGCTCCTCTGTGGAAGTGCTATCCCTTGACGGCGCCGCCGGTGAGCCCGGCGACGTAGTAGCGCTGCAGGATGAGGAAGATCGCGATGCAGGGCACCGCGGCGAAGACCGCGCCGGTCTCCAGCACGCCCCAGTTCAGGGTGCCGCCGGCGCCGGTCTGCAGGTT is a window from the Catellatospora sp. TT07R-123 genome containing:
- a CDS encoding sugar ABC transporter substrate-binding protein encodes the protein MYATPRHRRLAVMAAALVAASLTACGNTSTPEASAPAQLTGSGPATLWVRAADEPMDKALVAAWNDANPTRKITMLTVPDAQYVQKYVQAVRSGDAPDLAAVDIANVKSLTTQHLLTDITAQVDALPYKAALAPAGVDISSVDGHVYALPHQLDVSLLYYNKTLFTKAGLDPARPPATLDELVAAARKITALGDGTYGFSFAGNCAGCNAYTLLPYIWASGGDIMNADGTKATLDDPAVAAALNAHKTMWDEKLMPAAVKDDNGATWLSGFQSGKIGMIALGSFAVSIYKAQAGLDFGVTPIPGTKGTSSFLGGDVIGISKGAKNAQTAWDFIAWSMSEDVQKTVVAKTGQLTVRTDTADNPATQAEPRLLTANQLIAQAKVPVTAKYNSLFIDPTGPYLQFIRDWVFVGDPAKAVADGQSGFASRLGS